A portion of the Macrobrachium nipponense isolate FS-2020 chromosome 12, ASM1510439v2, whole genome shotgun sequence genome contains these proteins:
- the LOC135224351 gene encoding uncharacterized protein LOC135224351 isoform X2 — MDNTTLRALLFFLIGGFLLFAGVFVDAMGSSINNDGQNGILPFSPLVLVGRVLLAMGAVMLVGALYLTYRNCKRKKKQAPFDRTSAPPDQSIESQNNTQNLSRPLPARPQSRHMYHPSPGIQMTTYASGTLTNSREAEENPYSEVEGVSSPAAAAFIHYSSTLGARNLGYSRTLGYTRRGVGGGRGNPRILRAGFTPLHPVDEGSSSVHSSAEQLSRYATLPAGQVLDTPEYNWRSHLTREQTRNSTSTPVFKDDPPPYDSFKPPPYRP; from the exons ATGGACAACACAACGTTGAGGGCTTTGCTGTTCTTCCTCATCGGAGGATTTCTCCTTTTTGCCGGCGTCTTCGTGGACGCCATGGGCAGCTCCATCAACAACGATGGGCAGAATGGCATCTTACCCTTCAGCCCCCTCGTCCTCGTGGGCAGGGTCTTGCTCGCCATGGGAG CTGTCATGTTGGTCGGCGCCTTGTACTTGACTTACAGAAACTGCAAGAGAAAAAAGAAGCAGGCGCCTTTTGACAGAACCTCAGCTCCTCCTGACCAGTCGATAGAGAGCCAGAACAACACCCAGAATTTATCTCGGCCGCTTCCAGCGAGACCACAGAGCAGGCACATGTATCATCCCTCTCCTGGAATCCAGATGACCACCTACGCGTCTGGAACTCTGACGAACAGTCGAGAGGCAGAGGAGAACCCGTACAGCGAAGTGGAGGGCGTGAGCTCCCCTGCAGCGGCCGCCTTCATCCACTATTCCTCCACCCTGGGAGCTCGGAATCTAGGGTATTCAAGGACTCTTGGGTACACGAGACGGGGCGTCGGCGGCGGCCGTGGAAACCCCAGGATACTCAGAGCTGGTTTCACTCCCTTGCATCCAGTCGACGAGGGATCCTCATCCGTCCACTCATCCGCAGAGCAGCTGTCAAGGTACGCGACCTTGCCCGCTGGGCAGGTCCTAGACACCCCGGAGTACAACTGGAGGAGCCACCTGACGAGGGAACAGACGAGGAATTCCACCTCGACGCCTGTTTTCAAGGACGATCCCCCGCCTTACGATTCCTTCAAGCCCCCGCCTTATCGACCTTGA